One window of Flavobacteriales bacterium genomic DNA carries:
- a CDS encoding lipoprotein signal peptidase, which translates to MKRPILIILAVLVADQALKFWVKLGFFLGESVPLFGQGHTWAYLQFVENKGMAFGLEFGGEFGKVALTLFRMVAVVGIGYLLWKAVKAKRGTGLVVSLSLIFAGAMGNIIDSAFYGLIFDASTPFQKAVLFPIEGGYASFLHGAVVDMFYFPLAHGHFPHWLPIWGGEEYEFFRPVFNIADAAISVGVVMLILVQNSEERRMRKAEKPGASGSIS; encoded by the coding sequence GTGAAGCGTCCCATTCTGATCATTCTGGCGGTCCTAGTGGCCGACCAAGCCTTGAAGTTCTGGGTGAAGCTCGGCTTCTTCTTGGGGGAATCCGTCCCGCTTTTCGGGCAAGGGCACACATGGGCCTATCTCCAGTTCGTGGAGAACAAGGGCATGGCCTTCGGGCTGGAGTTCGGTGGTGAGTTCGGCAAGGTGGCCCTTACGCTTTTCCGCATGGTGGCCGTGGTAGGGATCGGCTATCTCTTGTGGAAGGCGGTCAAGGCCAAGCGCGGAACAGGGCTCGTGGTGAGCCTGTCGTTGATCTTCGCCGGTGCCATGGGCAACATCATAGACAGCGCGTTCTACGGGCTGATCTTTGACGCGAGCACACCGTTCCAAAAGGCGGTGCTCTTCCCTATTGAAGGCGGCTACGCTTCCTTCCTGCACGGTGCCGTGGTGGACATGTTCTACTTTCCCTTGGCCCATGGCCATTTCCCGCATTGGCTGCCCATTTGGGGCGGTGAGGAGTACGAGTTCTTCCGGCCGGTGTTCAACATCGCAGACGCTGCCATCAGCGTGGGCGTGGTGATGTTGATCCTCGTACAGAACTCCGAGGAACGCCGGATGCGCAAGGCGGAGAAGCCGGGGGCTTCCGGGTCGATTAGCTGA
- a CDS encoding TraR/DksA family transcriptional regulator, producing MATKKPTSKAAKKPAVKKPVKKAAVKKVAPKAPAKKPVAKKAAAKKTAPAKKAAVKKAAPAKKAANVKTKATAKAVKKAPKTVKKTSVKPAAKKVAAKKAATKPVKKAAAKPVKKAVAKPAKKVAATKPVKKAAAKQVAPKAPAKKVVAAPAPKAAPPKAAPKPKARKRAKAKPEPKAPAKPLVTQGVGPSMPRVTPMVKKQVSTLEAGDKTRYTDQDLEEFRSIINNKLEEARKDYDLLKQTLANTDNNGTEDTSPSFKMIEDGSETLGREETAQLAGRQEKFIKHLEDALLRIRNKTYGICRVTGKLISKERLRLVPHATLSIEAKQQMSN from the coding sequence ATGGCAACAAAAAAGCCCACTTCCAAGGCAGCTAAAAAGCCAGCCGTCAAAAAGCCCGTGAAAAAGGCGGCCGTGAAAAAAGTTGCGCCAAAGGCCCCAGCGAAGAAACCCGTCGCCAAAAAGGCAGCGGCGAAAAAGACTGCTCCAGCTAAGAAGGCTGCGGTGAAAAAAGCCGCACCAGCGAAGAAAGCAGCCAACGTAAAAACCAAAGCAACCGCCAAGGCGGTGAAGAAAGCTCCGAAGACCGTGAAGAAGACGTCCGTAAAGCCCGCTGCCAAGAAGGTAGCGGCGAAGAAAGCAGCGACCAAGCCGGTGAAGAAAGCCGCCGCTAAGCCGGTAAAGAAAGCCGTGGCCAAGCCAGCCAAGAAAGTAGCAGCCACCAAACCGGTGAAGAAAGCCGCTGCCAAGCAGGTCGCCCCCAAGGCCCCGGCCAAGAAGGTCGTAGCGGCACCCGCCCCCAAAGCAGCACCCCCCAAAGCGGCACCCAAGCCGAAAGCGCGAAAGCGTGCCAAGGCGAAGCCCGAACCCAAAGCACCGGCAAAACCCCTGGTCACCCAAGGTGTGGGGCCGAGCATGCCCCGCGTCACGCCCATGGTGAAGAAGCAGGTGAGCACGCTGGAAGCCGGCGACAAGACCCGATACACGGACCAGGACCTGGAAGAGTTCCGCAGCATCATCAACAACAAGCTGGAGGAAGCCCGCAAGGACTATGACCTGCTGAAACAAACGCTGGCCAACACCGACAACAACGGTACGGAGGACACCAGCCCCTCGTTCAAGATGATCGAGGATGGTAGCGAGACCCTCGGCCGCGAGGAGACCGCTCAGCTGGCCGGTCGTCAAGAGAAGTTCATCAAACACCTGGAGGATGCGCTGCTGCGGATCCGCAACAAGACATACGGCATCTGCCGCGTCACCGGTAAGTTGATCAGCAAAGAGCGCCTGCGTTTGGTCCCCCATGCCACCTTGAGCATCGAGGCCAAGCAGCAAATGAGCAACTGA